A region from the Salvia splendens isolate huo1 chromosome 15, SspV2, whole genome shotgun sequence genome encodes:
- the LOC121767914 gene encoding putative disease resistance protein RGA1, translating into MADAIVSEVVGRIATMLEDKIRYEVNLVKGVKKELLNLSKKLNTIRKVLDDAEKRGVNDESVKSWLKKLEATTYEMDDILDEWNYSLLKHKLEDFAEPEPVQKRGCSFIPSSCLCFKDISFRRDIAKKIEHVNATLDQILKEKDDFNFVISLPAPESQQEPTTSLIDLKKVYGSDIYKKRDDIVKNMMVNGDDTQILSIVGTGGLGKTTLAQLIFNHPHFEKDWLKIWVCVSDPFIATVVAKNIVESVGTETIPPNTNQLELVLQKVKASVSGKKFLLVLDDVWTDDNKKWEPLQISLQCGAVGSKILVTTRKETVAKMFHTLDDHMYHPNKLSEEECWSLLRDTSLQGKSEKECGKFEDVGKKIASKCNGLPLAAVVLGRLLQFKDLEGWEHVEKSEIWQLENAKLDLFPHLVLSYNDLSPTLKRCFSYCAVYPKDYRIGAETLIEEWMAQGYLGSDSGNDALELKGRENLKNLAMRSLFQDIEKSKSGEQIEWCKMHDIVHDFALSLRQNGDKETSCQVCGSSLVSHVQEYRSLQWDESCKVCDCMKSVRVLRIKRSPPMGMETLIHLRWLDISWITLSKDDLEIICRLYFLQTLLLSLCHLTEIPQEIGNLVQLRRLDLSENEDIKELPESVCKLVELRTLSLQLCSLKEIPREIGNLVQLRQLDLSWNRELKELPESMGRLVELRTLSLRGCPLKEICRGIGNLVQLRQLDLSMNEELKELPESMGSLVELRTLSLAYCSLKEIPREIGNLDQLRRLDLSGNEELKELPESICSLVELQILKIEGTSINCLPEALGELSNLHTLELCPFKVGSQYNKFGFLKNLHHPLVGSLELEIYLSSMSEMVELVEDARQEQLKTLLQKLETLKLSFEVTMNETEQASSSSSSSMWMELVEALVPHHTLNILVLIEYKGSRLPHLMSSPLNFIKQIYLRDLSEVSSLPAMGKLPFLEILSISSVEQLMFVGREFLGIESSSHDIVVVAFPKLKQLTFQYCRKWEEWEDITEEEEESAAISIMPCLTELSINLCRSLKKLPLRLLRKVSSSLLLLDIRKSSELVKTYGEDEEGSAWRSISQHNPQLRLRHYY; encoded by the coding sequence ATGGCGGATGCTATTGTTTCAGAAGTGGTGGGGAGAATTGCAACTATGTTAGAAGATAAGATTCGGTATGAAGTCAATTTGGTGAAAGGTGTGAAGAAGGAGCTTCTCAATCTTTCCAAGAAGCTCAACACGATCCGAAAGGTGTTGGATGATGCAGAAAAGAGAGGAGTGAATGATGAAAGTGTCAAAAGTTGGCTGAAGAAGCTCGAAGCCACGACTTATGAGATGGACGACATTTTGGATGAATGGAACTACTCTCTTCTCAAACATAAGTTGGAAGATTTTGCTGAGCCCGAGCCTGTGCAAAAGAGAGGCTGCTCCTTCATCCCATCTTCATGTTTATGTTTCAAGGACATTTCTTTTCGTCGTGATATTGCCAAGAAAATAGAACATGTGAATGCCACGCTTGATCAGATCTTAAAGGAGAAGGATGATTTTAATTTTGTCATTTCTCTGCCTGCGCCCGAGTCTCAACAAGAACCAACCACATCTTTAATTGACTTGAAGAAGGTTTATGGGTCGGATATATATAAGAAAAGGGATGATATAGTGAAGAATATGATGGTTAATGGTGATGATACCCAAATTCTGTCTATAGTTGGGACGGGAGGACTTGGGAAGACCACACTTGCTCAACTTATTTTTAACCATCCTCATTTTGAGAAAGATTGGTTAAAAATTTGGGTGTGTGTTTCTGATCCCTTTATTGCGACCGTAGTTGCAAAAAATATAGTTGAAAGTGTGGGAACTGAAACAATTCCTCCAAATACCAACCAATTAGAATTGGTATTACAAAAAGTAAAAGCTTCCGTTTCAGGGAAAAAGTTTCTTCTTGTCCTTGACGATGTTTGGACAGACGACAATAAAAAATGGGAGCCCCTTCAAATCAGTCTCCAATGTGGTGCAGTAGGTAGTAAAATTCTGGTGACAACAAGAAAGGAAACGGTGGCTAAGATGTTCCATACCTTGGACGATCATATGTATCACCCAAATAAGCTTAGTGAAGAAGAATGTTGGTCTTTATTGCGCGACACATCTCTTCAAGGAAAGAGTGAGAAGGAATGTGGAAAGTTTGAGGATGTTGGCAAGAAAATAGCTAGCAAGTGCAATGGATTGCCTCTGGCTGCAGTTGTTTTAGGAAGACTTCTGCAGTTCAAGGATTTGGAAGGGTGGGAACATGTAGAGAAGAGTGAAATATGGCAATTGGAGAATGCCAAATTAGATCTTTTTCCTCATTTGGTTTTAAGCTACAATGATTTGTCCCCAACTCTTAAGCGTTGTTTTTCATATTGTGCCGTCTATCCTAAAGATTACCGAATTGGTGCGGAGACCCTGATAGAAGAGTGGATGGCGCAAGGTTATCTAGGCTCGGATAGTGGAAACGATGCACTGGAGCTCAAAGGGCGAGAGAACTTGAAGAATTTAGCAATGCGTAGTTTGTTTCAAGACATTGAGAAAAGTAAGTCGGGGGAGCAGATAGAATGGTGTAAAATGCATGATATAGTACATGATTTTGCTCTGTCTCTTAGGCAGAATGGTGACAAGGAGACAAGTTGTCAAGTTTGCGGTTCTTCATTGGTTTCTCATGTGCAAGAATATCGGAGCCTACAGTGGGACGAAAGTTGTAAAGTTTGTGATTGCATGAAAAGTGTTAGGGTGTTAAGAATTAAGAGGAGCCCTCCGATGGGAATGGAAACGCTGATTCACTTGAGATGGTTGGATATTAGTTGGATTACATTATCAAAGGATGACCTCGAAATCATATGCAGGCTTTATTTCTTGCAAACTCTTCTCTTATCGTTGTGCCACCTAACAGAGATTCCACAAGAAATTGGGAATTTGGTGCAGTTAAGACGACTTGACTTAAGTGAGAATGAAGACATAAAGGAGTTACCAGAGAGCGTGTGTAAATTGGTTGAATTGCGAACTCTTTCCTTACAACTCTGCTCTCTAAAAGAGATTCCACGAGAAATTGGGAATTTAGTGCAGTTAAGACAACTTGACTTAAGTTGGAATAGAGAATTAAAGGAGTTACCAGAGAGCATGGGCCGTTTGGTTGAATTGCGAACTCTTTCCTTAAGAGGTTGCCCTCTAAAAGAGATTTGCAGAGGAATTGGGAATTTGGTGCAGTTAAGACAACTTGACTTAAGTATGAATGAAGAATTAAAGGAGTTACCAGAGAGCATGGGCAGTTTGGTTGAATTGCGAACTCTTTCCTTAGCATACTGCTCTCTAAAAGAGATTCCACGAGAAATTGGGAATTTGGATCAGTTAAGACGACTTGACTTAAGTGGGAATGAAGAACTAAAGGAGTTGCCAGAGAGCATTTGTAGTTTGGTTGAACTGCAAATCTTGAAGATAGAAGGCACTAGTATCAACTGTCTACCTGAAGcattaggtgagttaagtaatcTCCACACACTCGAACTGTGTCCATTCAAAGTAGGAAGTCAATACAACAAGTTTGGTTTTCTGAAAAATTTACACCATCCTCTTGTTGGATCTCTAGAATTGGAAATCTACTTGAGTAGTATGAGTGAAATGGTGGAATTGGTTGAAGATGCTCGACAGGAACAATTGAAGACACTCCTTCAAAAACTCGAAACACTCAAACTATCTTTCGAGGTTACGATGAATGAAACGGAGCaggcatcatcatcatcttcatcatcaatgTGGATGGAGTTAGTAGAAGCTCTCGTACCCCATCACACGTTGAACATTCTGGTACTCATTGAATATAAGGGCTCTAGGCTTCCGCATTTGATGTCATCACCCCTCAACTTTATAAAACAGATCTATCTGAGAGATTTGAGTGAGGTGTCATCATTGCCGGCTATGGGGAAACTACCTTTCTTGGAAATTCTCTCTATTTCCAGTGTGGAGCAATTGATGTTTGTGGGAAGGGAGTTTTTGGGAATAGAATCTTCATCTCATGATATTGTTGTTGTTGCATTTCCCAAACTCAAGCAACTGACATTTCAATATTGCCGCAAATGGGAGGAGTGGGAGGACATAacggaggaagaagaagaatctGCGGCCATCTCCATCATGCCATGTCTCACTGAGTTGTCTATCAATTTGTGTCGGAGTTTGAAGAAGCTGCCGCTTCGCCTGCTACGCAAGGTCTCCTCGTCTTTGCTGCTGTTGGATATCAGAAAATCATCAGAGCTAGTAAAAACATACGGAGAGGATGAGGAAGGTTCAGCTTGGAGATCCATATCCCAACATAATCCCCAACTTCGACTTCGCCATTATTATTAG
- the LOC121767488 gene encoding mediator of RNA polymerase II transcription subunit 9-like, giving the protein MDHFGGGGNWAMIPNIQPHSNPATPSNSNQDHLFLHQQQFNPQQQFHHQFNQPQPPRFQQQQQSTPPPQQHQSLASHFHLLNLVENLAEVTENGTRDQQTDALVSELNTQFDKCQQLLNSIAGTIKTKSTTLGEQKRRLEETYNLLAERRDLISKYRNSVEEIISSQI; this is encoded by the exons atggaTCATTTTGGGGGAGGAGGGAACTGGGCAATGATCCCCAACATTCAGCCCCACAGTAATCCCGCTACTCCCTCCAACTCCAATCAGGATCATCTGTTCCTTCACCAACAGCAATTCAATCCACAACAGCAGTTTCACCACCAATTCAACCAACCTCAGCCGCCGCGTTTCCAACAGCAACAGCAATCGACGCCTCCGCCACAGCAGCATCAGTCTCTCGCCTCTCATTTTCACCTGCTCAAT CTGGTGGAGAATTTAGCTGAAGTAACTGAAAACGGGACGAGGGATCAGCAAACTGATGCTCTG GTTAGTGAGTTGAACACACAATTTGACAAGTGCCAGCAGCTTCTGAACTCCATTGCTGGCACAATCAAAACTAAATCAACT ACTCTGGGAGAACAAAAGCGCAGACTAGAGGAAACCTACAACCTTCTGGCCGAACGAAG GGATCTCATTTCAAAGTATAGGAATTCGGTTGAGGAGATCATCAGTTCTCAGATATGA
- the LOC121768598 gene encoding LOB domain-containing protein 31-like: MQSPNHILHTTKTPIKNNKTLTPRPTNPAAAPSQPRSHASTTQACAACKYQRRKCASDCILAPYFPHDRQPQFLNAHRLFGVSNIVKIVAGLNQPEKDHAMRTIIFQSDARASDPVGGCYRIIRDLEHQISLAKAELEIVLHHLALCRAAAQQEGPPPEDDDQGWREPYGTEEEVAAVEDLNSWGCMGVAHAHAESTSSSFPHDDHRHARKCSLEECNDDMIRPIFDRLVCDDGRDDEFELDSDGNIIPRNITNSPEKAAIKEDDECFSYIQDHQDLKAAATIFSLTNCDL; this comes from the exons ATGCAATCCCCCAACCACATTTTGCACACCACCAAAACTCCCATCAAAAACAACAAGACCCTCACGCCTAGACCTACCAACCCCGCAGCCGCCCCGTCTCAGCCGCGCAGCCACGCCTCCACCACCCAGGCCTGCGCCGCCTGCAAGTACCAGCGCCGCAAGTGCGCCTCCGACTGCATCCTCGCCCCCTACTTCCCCCACGACCGCCAGCCCCAGTTCCTCAACGCCCACCGCCTCTTCGGCGTCAGCAACATCGTCAAGATCGTCGCCGGCCTCAACCAGCCCGAGAAGGACCACGCCATGCGCACCATCATCTTCCAGTCCGACGCTCGCGCCTCCGACCCGGTCGGCGGGTGCTACCGGATCATACGCGACCTCGAGCACCAGATAAGCCTCGCCAAGGCTGAGCTCGAGATCGTCCTCCACCACCTCGCCCTCTGCCGGGCCGCCGCCCAACAGGAGGGCCCCCCACCCGAGGACGACGACCAGGGGTGGCGGGAGCCGTACGGGACAGAGGAGGAGGTCGCGGCGGTGGAGGATTTGAACTCGTGGGGCTGCATGGGCGTCGCACATGCGCATGCGGAATCTACGTCGTCCTCGTTTCCTCACGATGATCATCGCCATGCGAGAAAATGCTCTTTGGAGGAATGCAATGACGATATGATCAGACCAATCTTCGATCGCTTGGTCTGCGACGACGGGAGAGACGACGAGTTCGAACTCGACTCCGATGGGAATATCATACCGAG AAACATTACAAACTCACCCGAGAAGGCTGCGATCAAGGAAGACGACGAGTGTTTCTCGTACATTCAAGACCACCAAGATTTGAAGGCTGCAGCCACAATCTTCAGCCTCACAAATTGTGATCTATGA
- the LOC121769017 gene encoding chaperonin CPN60-like 2, mitochondrial: MYRIGAAAVASSIRSSASRNLVRSGVIYSRNYAAKDVCFGDGARAAMLAGVNELADAVKVTMGPKGRNVIIETKGNPKVTKDGVTVAKSIEFSDNAKNLGANLVKQVAKATNSVAGDGTTCATVLAQAIFREGCKSVAAGVSVMDLRKGMNMAVEAVIADLKSRAIMISTPEEITQVGTISANGEREIGELLARAMEKVGKEGVITVSDGNTMDNELEVVEGMKLARGYISPYFITDSKTRKCELENPLILIHEKKISDMTALVRVLELALKRSRPLLIVAEDVESEALSMLIINKHRAGLKVCAVKAPGFGDNKRANLEDLAILTGAEVISEEQGMSLEKIQFDMLGSAKQVTVSLDDTLILHGGGDKKLIEERCEQLRTAVEKSSAMFDKEKTQERLSKLSGGVAVFKVGGASETEVGERKDRVTDALNATRAAVEEGIIPGGGVAILYATRILKDLQTKNEDEKRGVEIIENALKAPTLTIASNAGADGALVIGKLQEQNDPSFGYDAAKGQYVDMVKAGIIDPVKVIRTALQDAASVSLLLTTTEAAVIDAQGTENPLKNRVPNMDAMY; the protein is encoded by the exons ATGTACAGGATCGGTGCAGCTGCTGTTGCTTCATCAATAAG GTCATCTGCTTCGAGAAATCTG GTACGGAGTGGGGTTATCTATAGCAGAAATTACGCTGCCAAGGATGTTTGTTTCGGTGATGGAGCTCGGGCAGCAATGCTTGCCGGAGTTAATGAACTCGCTGATGCTGTAAAAGTGACAATGGGGCCGAAG GGTCGCAATGTAATTATTGAGACAAAAGGAAATCCCAAGGTCACAAAGGATGGTGTCACGGTAGCTAAAAGCATTGAATTTTCTGATAATGCCAAAAATCTTGGAGCAAATCTTGTGAAGCAGGTTGCGAAAGCAACTAATAGTGTTGCTGGCGATG GTACTACTTGTGCGACTGTCTTGGCTCAGGCAATTTTCAGAGAAGGCTGCAAATCAGTAGCTGCTGGTGTAAGTGTGATGGACTTACGCAAGGGTATGAACATGGCTGTTGAGGCTGTTATTGCTGACTTGAAGAGCAGAGCAATCATGATTAGCACACCCGAAGAAATTACACAG GTGGGCACGATCTCTGCAAATGGTGAGCGCGAGATTGGTGAGCTCTTAGCTAGGGCTATGGAGAAAGTTGGGAAGGAAGGCGTTATTACCGTCTCT GACGGGAATACCATGGATAATGAATTAGAAGTGGTAGAGGGGATGAAGCTTGCCCGTGGATACATATCTCCTTATTTTATTACAGACTCAAAGACCCGGAAATGT GAGCTTGAAAATCCTTTGATTCTAATTCATGAGAAGAAAATTTCAGACATGACCGCACTTGTGAGAGTtttggagcttgctttaaaG AGAAGTCGCCCTTTGCTGATAGTTGCAGAAGATGTGGAAAGTGAGGCACTTTCTATGCTTATAATCAACAAACATCGTGCAGGATTGAAG GTTTGTGCTGTGAAAGCTCCTGGTTTTGGGGATAACAAAAGAGCAAATTTAGAAGATCTTGCCATTCTAACTGGAGCGGAG GTCATTAGTGAAGAACAAGGAATGAGTCTAGAGAAAATTCAGTTTGATATGCTTGGTTCTGCTAAACAG GTCACAGTATCTCTTGACGACACTTTAATTCTACATGGGGGTGGGGACAAGAAGCTGATAGAGGAGAGGTGTGAGCAG TTAAGAACTGCCGTTGAGAAGAGTAGTGCAATGTTTGATAAGGAGAAAACACAGGAAAGATTGTCAAAGTTGTCTGGTGGTGTTGCAGTATTCAAG GTTGGAGGAGCTAGTGAAACAGAAGTTGGAGAAAGGAAAGATAGAGTGACGGATGCTCTGAATGCCACCAGAGCAGCTGTAGAAGAGGGCATCATTCCTG GGGGTGGTGTTGCCATTTTGTATGCCACGAGAATTCTAAAAGATCTGCAAACCAAGAACGAAGATGAAAAAAGAGGAGTCGAAATAATAGAGAATGCTCTTAAG GCACCAACTTTGACCATTGCCTCAAATGCCGGTGCTGACGGGGCACTAGTTATTGGAAAACTACAGGAACAGAATGATCCCAGTTTCGGCTATGATGCTGCTAAAG GTCAGTACGTCGACATGGTGAAAGCTGGAATTATAGATCCTGTAAAAGTTATTAGAACGGCTTTGCAAGATGCGGCCAG TGTATCGTTGCTGTTGACCACAACTGAGGCAGCCGTTATCGATGCCCAAGGAACGGAAAACCCACTTAAAAACCGCGTCCCAAATATGGATGCAATGTACTAA
- the LOC121767170 gene encoding protein FAR1-RELATED SEQUENCE 4-like yields the protein MQSNEAHPRTFHQEMEASSSSVLVNSNLEPRDDLEFDTHEAAYAYYKEYAKSVGFGTAKLSSRRSRASKEFIDAKFSCIRYGNKQQSDYAVNPRPSPKISCKASLHVKRRPNGKWHVHSFVKEHNHELLPAQSHFFRSHRIADSANDAKVRKRKVPASVLKQYGAYQFFDNVIRNQHDRGRFLSLEEGGAQVLLEFCSQMHEENPKFFYALDFNEEHRLRNVFWVDAKGVEDFTYFGDVVSLDTTYFTSKYRVPLVLFVGVNHHIQPTLLGCGLIADETLYTFIWLMQSWCLAMGGRSPKVLLTDHNEAIKAAVTLAFPETRNYFHLWHILERLPRRLQFRNCWHESFMGKLNKCLYRSWNEENFEKRWGKLTERFNIQEDEWFRSLYEDRKLWVPAFTKDVSFAGLSAASRSESLNSFFDRYINEETSLRDFIGKYESILADRYEEEAKANFDAWHETPELKSPSPFEKQMLLVYSHEIFRKFQTEVLGAAACHLKKENEDGPTVVYGVKDFENNLDYLVEWNELKSDIYCSCRTFQSKGYLCRHCIVVLQMSSVFSIPCKYILQRWTNAATSKIPLSEKLDEVQAKVRRYNDLCRRAIILGEEGSLSDESYNNAVAAINEALKQCTIANQPNVSAPLAILGVGGADHNVTITSGQQVLPTAKVIDTSKGSKRTDFGKEAASNDGMTGKKGKVLLEPPITNIGTLAIFPHMDMAGPLDYPALYPRFLTTLLKGDEMSKRGVEMLAEMLEEPN from the exons ATGCAATCAAACGAAGCTCATCCCAGAACCTTCCACCAA GAAATGGAGGCAAGCAGCAGTAGTGTTCTAGTGAATTCCAACTTAGAGCCTAGGGATGATCTTGAATTCGACACACACGAAGCAGCGTACGCGTATTACAAAGAATACGCGAAATCTGTAGGGTTCGGTACAGCTAAATTGAGCAGCCGTCGCTCAAGGGCTTCGAAAGAATTCATCGATGCCAAATTTTCGTGCATTAGGTACGGGAATAAGCAGCAATCGGATTATGCTGTTAACCCGAGGCCTTCTCCGAAGATAAGTTGCAAAGCTAGCTTGCACGTGAAGCGTAGGCCTAATGGGAAGTGGCACGTTCATAGCTTCGTGAAGGAGCATAATCACGAGCTTTTACCGGCTCAATCGCACTTTTTTAGAAGCCATAGGATTGCTGATTCTGCCAATGATGCGAaagtgaggaagaggaaagTCCCTGCGTCTGTGTTGAAACAGTATGGCGCTTATCAGTTTTTTGACAATGTGATCCGGAATCAGCATGACAGGGGGCGGTTTTTGAGCTTGGAAGAGGGCGGTGCTCAGGTTTTACTCGAGTTTTGTTCACAAATGCATGAAGAGAATCCGAAATTTTTCTATGCGTTGgacttcaatgaagagcatcgGTTGAGAAATGTGTTTTGGGTTGATGCTAAAGGCGTGGAGGATTTCACTTACTTTGGTGATGTGGTCTCGCTCGACACGACCTATTTCACAAGCAAGTATAGAGTTCCTTTGGTTCTTTTTGTGGGAGTGAACCATCACATCCAGCCGACGTTGCTTGGTTGTGGGTTGATAGCAGATGAGACGTTATATACGTTTATTTGGTTGATGCAATCGTGGTGTTTGGCGATGGGTGGACGAAGCCCTAAAGTGCTACTCACCGACCATAATGAGGCTATCAAAGCTGCTGTAACTCTCGCCTTTCCAGAAACTCGTAATTATTTCCATTTGTGGCACATTCTGGAAAGGTTACCGAGAAGGCTTCAGTTCCGTAACTGCTGGCATGAATCTTTCATGGGGAAACTGAATAAATGTTTGTATAGATCGTGGAAcgaagaaaattttgaaaaaagatGGGGGAAGTTGACTGAAAGATTCAATATTCAAGAGGATGAATGGTTTCGGTCCTTATATGAAGATCGGAAACTCTGGGTGCCTGCGTTTACAAAAGATGTTTCTTTTGCTGGGTTGTCAGCAGCTTCGAGGTCTGAAAGCTTGAACTCTTTCTTTGATAGATACATCAATGAGGAAACTTCTTTGAGAGATTTTATCGGGAAATACGAATCGATTCTTGCAGACAGATATGAAGAGGAGGCTAAAGCAAATTTTGATGCATGGCATGAAACTCCAGAGCTGAAGTCACCTTCGCCCTTCGAGAAACAAATGCTGCTTGTTTACAGTCATGAGATATTCCGGAAATTTCAAACGGAGGTTCTCGGAGCAGCGGCTTGCCATCTGAAAAAAGAAAACGAAGATGGTCCAACTGTAGTGTATGGAGTGAAAGACTTCGAAAATAATCTCGATtatttggtggaatggaatgagcTGAAATCCGATATATACTGTTCTTGTCGTACATTTCAATCTAAAGGATATCTCTGCAGGCATTGTATCGTAGTTCTCCAAATGTCCAGTGTCTTTAGCATACCGTGTAAGTACATACTGCAACGTTGGACAAATGCTGCCACGAGCAAAATTCCACTAAGTGAAAAATTGGATGAAGTCCAAGCTAAGGTCAGACGTTACAATGACCTTTGTCGACGAGCTATAATACTGGGGGAAGAGGGTTCGTTGTCGGATGAGAGTTATAACAATGCAGTGGCTGCAATAAATGAAGCCCTCAAACAATGTACGATAGCAAATCAACCAAACGTTTCTGCACCTCTCGCCATACTAGGTGTTGGAGGCGCGGACCATAACGTCACCATCACATCTGGACAGCAGGTGCTGCCTACGGCTAAAGTGATTGATACAAGTAAAGGTTCGAAGAGGACGGATTTTGGGAAGGAGGCTGCAAGCAATGACGGGATGACTGGTAAAAAGGGGAAG GTGCTGTTGGAGCCTCCAATAACTAATATCGGAACTCTTGCCATTTTTCCGCATATG GATATGGCCGGTCCCCTGGATTATCCTGCTCTGTACCCAAGATTCCTCACAACGTTATTAAAAGGCGACGAGATGTCCAAGAGAGGCGTGGAGATGCTGGCCGAGATGTTGGAGGAACCAAACTGA
- the LOC121766393 gene encoding NDR1/HIN1-like protein 13, with translation MNDKVYPSAKPAANGGAAAPAAVNGDSNPSFPANKAQLYNSTRPAYRPQAPPKRCRRRSCCCSCCLWSTLTILILLLLAAIAAAAFYVLYRPQRPSFAVNSLYLSRFNLTGNSLASSFNLSITARNPNKKITFLYDAISVKFISGDLDIADGSFAGFTQGKKNVTTLRSVVSSSRNQIPDGSDTSQLKSSFKNKSLPLKIQLDTKLKVKIGGIKTKNLKIRVTCDGIKISIPAGKTASSATTSHVKCKVDPRIKIIKWTV, from the coding sequence atgaaCGACAAAGTGTATCCATCAGCGAAGCCAGCCGCCAACGGCGGCGCCGCCGCTCCCGCCGCGGTGAACGGCGATTCTAACCCTTCGTTCCCAGCGAACAAGGCGCAGCTCTACAACTCCACGCGCCCGGCCTACCGCCCGCAGGCGCCGCCGAAGCGCTGCCGCCGCCGCAGCTGCTGCTGCTCGTGCTGCCTCTGGTCGACTCTCACTAttctcatcctcctcctcctcgccgccatcgccgccgccgccttctACGTCCTCTACCGCCCCCAGCGCCCCTCTTTCGCCGTCAATTCGCTCTACCTCTCCCGATTCAACCTCACCGGAAACTCCCTCGCCTCCTCGTTCAATCTCTCCATCACCGCGCGCAaccctaacaaaaaaatcacCTTCTTGTACGACGCGATCTCGGTCAAATTCATCTCCGGCGATCTCGACATCGCCGACGGATCCTTCGCCGGCTTCACTCAGGGGAAGAAGAACGTCACGACGCTGAGAAGCGTCGTTTCGAGCTCCAGAAACCAAATCCCCGACGGATCCGACACTTCGCAGCTGAAATCAAGCTTCAAAAATAAGAGCCTGCCGCTGAAGATTCAGCTGGATACGAAATTGAAGGTCAAAATTGGGGGAATTAAAACGAAGAATCTCAAAATTAGGGTTACCTGCGACGGAATTAAAATCTCGATCCCCGCTGGCAAAACGGCGTCGTCGGCGACGACTTCGCACGTGAAATGCAAGGTCGATCCAAggataaaaatcatcaaatggACTGTTTGA